One genomic region from Schistosoma mansoni, WGS project CABG00000000 data, supercontig 0288, strain Puerto Rico, whole genome shotgun sequence encodes:
- a CDS encoding XP_018644701.1 — MEHDYANQHRRPTRNLSNHQSHSHYTHTYVNKQQVDWLRVLTCITHTRTSQHTQHTQPEQRKHNREHHSSP, encoded by the coding sequence atggaacacgactacgcaaatcaacatcgtcgtccaacgagaaatctgtccaaccatcaatctcactctcattacacccacacatatgttaacaaacaacaagtggactggttgagagtacttacatgcattacacacactagaacatcacaacacacacaacacacacaacctgaacaacggaaacataacagggaacaccactcctccccataa